The Oreochromis aureus strain Israel breed Guangdong linkage group 7, ZZ_aureus, whole genome shotgun sequence region TTTGTATGTATTGCTTTTAGTGTATTACTGTAAACCAATTACTATAACCCTCAGTCCAAATTTTTTTCTGGAAATCAAGTCAACATTTtacaaacttaatttgttcccTCAGCTTATTCAGGGCTGCTTCTTTTGGTCAGAATGGATCTAACTGGTGAAACCTGGAAGGAATATATACTGgatttttggggaaaaaaaaatgtgtagctAACATTTTGTACACTCAGTGTACAGTTAACAACAGCTCCAAATATAGAAAAGAATGCTTCATCAGATGGGCTTATAAAGCAAGGTGGTGACGTATTTCTTCTTATAGCGATGTGTTGCACTGAGTACCATCACTCCGTCCTGTGACAGAAAGATACAACACAGAGGAGAAGTCATCTTAAAACCTCACACAATGCATGCTTTCAACTAGTATGGAAACAGTAGCATCAGTCTTACCATGTACAGTTCCACCATGCTATAAGCCAGTATGGTTAAGCTGCAATCGGTAAGGCTGTGGCTTTTTTAGGACACACATGAAACCAGAATTGCAGCATCATGGTTGCATGCCTCCCCCTACCAGTCAACTTGCAGTTCACACCCAAGTCTGTTCAGACTCTCATATAAATGTacataaagacaaagaaaatacTGGCAACCGCCAGCCTCCTGGTAGACAGATCTATGGTactgatttcaaaatcctacatcACCTTGTTCTGAAGTTTCTCGTATTAACAGGACTTTCAGAaaacatgacctctgacctttaagTTGACGTCAATAAGATTCGAACTTGTCCGAGACTCTTAGTAAATACActtatggtatcaatttgaaggTGATGCGTCACCTTCTTCtcgagttatcacattcacaaacttgaaTGGGTGCCCATGGTGGGACTCCTTCATCAAATCACCTCTTCTGACAACAATTTGTCAGATGTATAtagtaaatatatattttgtatatatttaaaagaaatttataaaaacaaaagcttgctttttttccttttttctttccacagGCCAGTAACACTCTGAGTCACTGACCTGAGACTGTTAGGCTGGACACTGAATTATCCTAAACATTAACTATTAACATTAATTATTAACATCTACACCATCAGAGTGTCTGTTTGTGCAGTAGGAAACGTGGCAGCAACCCTCAGTTCTGAGAATGGTGATATGCTCACTTTTCTTCATTGCAGCCACCGCATGCTCCTTTAAaggttacagacacacacagtaactCATTCActagcacatttaaacacacagacacacatggaggtgcacaaaacacacacataaacacactacATCATCCAGGAGAAACAATACTGTCAGAACTTTTTTTTGCCTCCTAACGTAACAAAGACTTCCAAGAAGACCGAGGAAAGGCTATTTTATATTATGCCTTATTTTTGTTTGACATTGCTGTACTTGTGACTATTTATTGTTGCATCTGATTTCAATATAGCATGAATACAATGAAAGGGTTTATTTGTTAGTTGTTAAGTTTTAAGCTATTAAAAGCACTGCAATTTCTAGAATTGAAACCGTCTGAGCAGAAGTATTTTTTAATCAGATTACTCAACCAGACATAAGACATAATGAAATAATGTGATGCATATTCAAGATTGTCACTTAGCAGCATTACTAATGTATCAACAGTCATTAAGATTAAGTTTAAATAGAGCCTTTCAGATTGTCCCCAAAATGAAAGTTTTTCTCACAGGTCAAATTGGTGAACATAAAGTCattcaaaaatgtgtttaagctCTGTATTTAGCATTTTATCTGCTCCATGTACAACTACTTAACTACATTACAGGTGAAACCAAATGGAAAAAAGTGAATATCTGACCACCCGCTACctaaaatggaaaatacacatagtttgttttgttttccactcctttttttttacatgcagaCATTTGCTGTGGCTATCTTGAAATGcaagtttgtttttcctgtgaAAGGAGAATTATCTGTCCTTCATCTGTTCTTCTGTCCCATTTATCAGCCTTTTTGGCATTGCATAGATTCAATCTGCTATGCCAACAACATGCAAGCTTGCTaaaagcagaagcagcagcagcagcgcatACTTTCTGTTAAAATGCTTACAAAGCTGATCAAGTTTTCCCACACGCTGCCgaaaaacatcaaacacaaaAATCTTAAAAGTCACCCTGAAACCTTACCTTAATGGAAAGTGCATAGAGGTGGTTGAGCATGACATGGTTGGGTTCTGGGAGCAGTGCAGGGTCACACTGAAACaatgacaaacaaaacaacaacatttcaaataaatgaTCTGTATTATTTATTCTTGTGGATGCATTTTTTCACAATTTTGTTGTAcgtgtacaatgacaataaagggctattctattctatttttagGGGGCAGGGGAAAGTGGGAATAAGCCAAATTCATCTCAGATTACAGCTACTTACAGAAATCCCAGTGTCTTTGTTAAGAATGACCTGTAGAAGGTGAGGTGGAAGAATGGGTGGAGATTTGAACTTCTCTTCCTGTTTAGGGACATAAGCATCCTGATGATATGGCCCAGGAGGAGAGCTAGAAAGgtctgagggggaaaaaaaagggggaacagTATGACAAGaacattaaattattttcaaacCTATAGATTTTAACAGCAATGTTGACATCCATTAAAAAAGGCAGGAAGAAAAATGTTGgtctttaaaatgaatgaagatTCTTTTTGAACACTTTATACCCCTGCTTTCCATACATGTAGTCTGGatcagtaaatgtaaaaaaagcaCAGATAAAAAGTGGCTGTCGGCACTCACCTGACATGTCAGAGCATTTCTGCGAATCCACCATTAGCGCATCAAAAACCTCAAAGTCAGTCTTCTTTACCTGAATGATATTGTTGACTGTGCCTAGCTGACTGGTTACAACAGGCTGTTAGGAAACAGGAGACAATAAAACtcacaaataaagctcaaaAGTATAGACCAGAAAGACATAATTTATATAATAGCAGGCCACTGTTTGCTTTAACAAGCATCATGATGTGAAACAAACCACTTGAGCCTCTTAAACTAATGTCCACTCATGACTACTCTACCTCTAGTCACGCCCCTCCACTGCACCATTTGTCCTGTTTACCATATGTGTGTGCTAACATATTTTATACACTTGTTACTATATTtctgaagagagaaaaaaagatgtttattGTTAAAGCATGACATCAGATAAGGTGACTCAGATAAATGCCTGCAGTCAGTCATGAAGCCAGCTCATCTTAACCTGCACTAGTGGCCTTAATACACCCACAAGTTATTACTCATAatgcaatgataataatactgcATCAGTGAATATATGCTTTTGTCTACCCAGACTTTACAGGAATGGCAGAGCTGCAATCCctttaaaaactgaaactgcTGCAGATTTTGTGTTGAGGTCTAGGTAAGAAAAGTGCGAGAGTAACCGCTTACCTCAGCTGGGTCGTGGGTCCACTGGCCATCCACGTAAAATTTGTACTGATGCTCCCCCTCAGGTAGATCGACAATTGCCACAAAGGTGTTCTGACTTTGATAgatcacaaacaaaacaaaagaaaacatttggcaCACAGGTAATTTAAACCagccatttaaaaaagaagaagaaatcacaTGTACCTGTAATATATAGATTTGCCTCCTTGGCTAGTTCTACTAAACCTTTCTCATATGCAAATAGAAATATTGTAAAAGAAATCTGTTAAAACTCTAGTTTAAATCTCAAAAGATAAACAGCCAGAAATTCAAGGTCTACCTGAAAAACATGTTCAGATTTATAACATGCTCTCACCTTCTAATAAGGGGAATTTTGTTGGCCCAGTTGTTGAAGGATCCAGAGAGGTAGACCTCCTTTCCATCTCCTTTCCAGCGAAAGACTGTCGGTCGTTCCAGAGTTGGTGCTTTGTCATCTGATTCTAAGTCTTGCTGCCAAGCAAGGAACTCCTCTTTCTCTAAAGGTGCCTGAAATGCATATCATACACAAGACTATTGTTTATCAACAAGGATTAGAGTTTGAAGAAATCTACAGGGCCAAGAAGGCTATAAATTCTACCTGATATGCGCCTCTGAGAGAGCAGCGCCATTTACCTTTATGTCCTCTCCGTGAAAAATATCAGCATCCTCCGGGCTATCCATGAGGATTTTTGGCCTCTCGCCCTCTTTGATACCTCGGCTGTCCCTCCGCTGAGCCTTCTCCCCGTGGCCCATTGCAGCCCTCTCACTGCTTGTATTCCCCATGGCTTTGTCTTCTTGCGGGCTGTTACAAGGTCACTGCAAGTAGAgttgattcagctgtgtaaagaaAGCCGTAAACTCAGAAGAGACTACATAACACCTTACAGATTTATTTATAACTGCTAACGGCTTACTGttaaaaatgttgctttttagGCCTGCAAAtctcaaaacagacatttttaggTACCAACACTATTTATAGTGACTTCTGCAGTAGAACAAGCTGAATCATGTGGGCAGACTACAACTTTTCCATTTCTCAGTGTATCATACTGAACAACTAGGAGTTCCTTTATTGACTCCAAAACAATCCCTGAGACATTAATACCAGATATCTTGTATATGTTTCAGTGTCCCACCTGAACACTTGCATTATCAAAGTTCAACTGTCTTGtaatgttagtttaaatgtgATCCTAATAAAACACGTATTTCAGCATGATACCTAATTCCTCTAAAGGATCAGTGTATTTGATTGAGTATACCATTGTCTCTAGAATACATTTACATTACTGCAGTTCATTTATAGACCTATAAATATAACGCTGTTCCTTACATTTTTAGCTTACACTCAGttatttacaatataaaaatacaattacagaataaaaaacaattttctAGCCAACACTCTGAACacactttgttgttcttttactTATAGAACAATATCATGGAATCTGCACTTCCTGCTGTATCAGTACACACAAGTAAAGGTAAGACAACCTTTTTAAAAGAACAGCAGAAACCATATTTACAGTAATGGATTACTTATTATTGACCTCATAATGTTATACAATGAAATAAAACTCTACCTGAAACACTCCCACAAGTGACACTGGAGGTTTTAAAGTCAAATGATGTTTTACTGATTTACTGTTATGATATCTGCCAGTTTACTTTACTTTAGGAAAAGTATGAAACTGTATTTGGAAATACCACTGAATGGGAGTGTTACTGGAATACTCTAGCACCGTGCAACATGAAAACCTTCTCATTTCAGTTTCCTTAGAATAACTTGGCTATTTTTGGTTATCTGATGATATTTATGGAAACGATGTCAAACAGGTGTGTACATGTATGCGCAGCGTGTTTTTCTCTTATCAACACTGTGTTTACATACTAGCATCAAAGGCTGTGACATGCCTGCGGTTATGTTAGCTCATCTTAACGTCTAAGCTCCATTCCCACTTCCTGTGGCCTCATACTCTAAATTATAACAAATAAACACCAGGCTATTGTAAGAGATATCTACCAAAGAAGCTATGAAATACACCGTTACTAAAGCTAACATTGGGTAACCTACTAGCATATGTAGCCCAAACCTGCTACCTGCTTCGACTTAAAAGGTGGCACCAACTAATGAACGCAAACATCGACAAGAAACGTAGGGTTGTTTTGTTTACCTGAGAAACGTTTGCCGTTGTAGATATCGATATCGACCTGTCAGCTACCTTCCATCCCACacgaaaacaaaaacatttgatcCTTCTAGCAGAACCCGGCCCCTGTTGCGCATGCGCACATCatcaaaatgcaaaatattaATGCACCCTGACCTCGTGAAAAGCAAAATATTACCCATCACTACTACCGTCGTTTATTGTCTCATAAACTGCTCTTATCCATAATAAATCTTTTGGTTTAATGTTCGACTATTATAACCTTTTATAATGTAATTCTCTATAATGACAGACGTAATGTCACGTACTCAACACTAGATGGAAGAGTGAGTCAAGTAGCCTGCAATGTGGGTCAGTAATGGATATAGAGTTGTGTTTAATGAGCCAATAGAAGgatgagactttttttttctttaatgcagTTTGCTGCCATCCTTGTGCAACatttgtaatatttaaaatgcaCATAGCAATCCTTCAAATCCatagaaaaacacttttttcagCTTTGATGATCCGCAGACTACCTGCCTCCAACTTGACCTATCTCTGGCATCCTTTGATACAACAACCCTTTGCATAGTCACCTTCACTaaatccatgaatcttctctgtggtcttcctcttttccgcTGGCTTGTCAGGTGCATATTTAACATCATTTGCCTATTATATCCTCATATCCCTCCTGTGCACAGATCCAAACACAGACTACTCCTGAggtgtactcatttctaatcctttCCATTCTGGTTACTCCAAATGAAAATCTTATCATCTTCAACCCTGCCAACTCCAGCtttgcctcctgtctttttgtcagtgtcaTAATCTCCAATCCATGGTCTACATAAATATAGATGCAGATACTGATAGAATATTGTAGTAGGTCTAAATATGATATGCTTATACATTGCATTTCATACCACCAGTTAGGCTAATGATGTCTTGCAGCCAGTGACAGTGCTTTGGGCAAAAATTAGACTGCTGGTATAACAAAAACACAGTAGCTTTATCCTATCCCTGATATTTATTATGAATTTGTTCCTTGGTATAATTGCCTTTAACACATTTCACAAATGTAATATGTGGAATCAGATCCAGCTGTGAGAATGCCTAATACGGTCACCTAAATAATTGTTTGAATTCAAAGCCATGCTTCTGTGATGATTAAAATATCAACACCCTGTAGAGATAAAGAGATAGAGACGAAGCAGCAAATCACCAGTCCTTGTAAGGCAGCCCGACCTAACTGTTGGACAGTGTGAAAACTCATTAGGCTGCTGTGGTGGCAAGCACCCTGAGCAGTACTGTGGCGCCTGTGTGCCtggtaataaaagaaaaagcaggGAAAGAGAAGGTGCAATTAATAACATCAAAAAGTATTCAGATTTAGCTTTagtaaaatgcatttattataAGTCATACAGTAACAGCACACGGTGTTGCTACTTGTAACACAGCAAATGGATTGTCATCATTTTTATTGACTACACATTTTTATGTTCTGTTACTTCTGCAATACAAGTGGAACATTTAACAGCAAATGCAGTGCTTTTTGCTATTAGTGTTCGCTCCCTGTCTGTTGTTATTGCACCTCATGGGGTACATTTCTGTTACAGTATCTCCTGTTAGCAGTCACacaaaactgcagcaaaagattaaaaaaatcctttgatgtttgtttgtccCCTCACCAACATTCCCTAACTTTATCaactctcatttttcttaaagtttGACAGAGATTTAAAAGAGTTAACGATGTCCACCCCCCAATGGCACAACAGCATCTTCGAGACACAGGAGGCAGAGAAAGCTGTGTAGCCTTTTGGCACATAATGAGCAGCTAaggctctgtttttttttttttaatgtccagTAGAGATGTTTGAGCTGAGGGGAGGTGGGATTTCACTGGACCGTTTTAAAAGAGAagaatttacattttcacaAGGCCCTGTTATCTGTGTATGTTACAGCAGGCACAGCCCCAAATTACATCCATGGCCAGCCACACTTGACTGCATCACACAGATGTCGATCCACATGGGGTGTTCAATTACAGAGATTTAATTTTTCCCTTCACAGCTTATGCCTTGTTATAGCCAGCTTTTGTTGGTTTTTcctcagctttattttttagagatgccgaaacaaaacaaaaaaaagcatgagccaaaattttaaatgcatattt contains the following coding sequences:
- the prkab1a gene encoding 5'-AMP-activated protein kinase subunit beta-1a, with product MGNTSSERAAMGHGEKAQRRDSRGIKEGERPKILMDSPEDADIFHGEDIKAPLEKEEFLAWQQDLESDDKAPTLERPTVFRWKGDGKEVYLSGSFNNWANKIPLIRSQNTFVAIVDLPEGEHQYKFYVDGQWTHDPAEPVVTSQLGTVNNIIQVKKTDFEVFDALMVDSQKCSDMSDLSSSPPGPYHQDAYVPKQEEKFKSPPILPPHLLQVILNKDTGISCDPALLPEPNHVMLNHLYALSIKDGVMVLSATHRYKKKYVTTLLYKPI